A single genomic interval of Bradyrhizobium japonicum USDA 6 harbors:
- a CDS encoding ABC transporter substrate-binding protein produces the protein MTERPSAFGLDRRGFIRLAGTTAAGWIALGATSDRMRIVASLTGLPLDDELTRRSMTNSPTSRLGGLIVGLRQRGWVEGVNFRLELRSTFGGPDKLKTAVQELLELKPDVILTGSTIETAAVFAATKTIPIVFATANDPVGNGFVESLAHPGGNVTGFTNSTAEMGGKWLQLIREAVPDLARVGVLFNPTTTPRAGRFFLDSIEQEAATSGVSVAPAPVNAPTDIDDTIRRFSESPRAAMVALVDSFLVIHRQAVVAAAAKHRVPTIYPFHYFVDAGGLMSYGPTLEVRSADYVDLILRGTKAGDLPVQSPRKYELLINRTVARSLGLNIPFTLLARADEIRE, from the coding sequence ATGACCGAACGGCCTTCCGCGTTCGGGCTCGATCGCCGCGGCTTCATTCGCCTTGCGGGTACAACCGCTGCAGGATGGATTGCGCTCGGCGCAACGTCAGATCGCATGCGGATCGTTGCCTCGCTGACGGGATTGCCGCTCGACGACGAACTGACCAGACGGAGCATGACCAACAGCCCGACCTCCCGCCTGGGTGGTCTCATCGTCGGCTTGAGGCAGCGAGGCTGGGTCGAAGGCGTCAACTTCCGCCTCGAACTTCGTTCGACCTTCGGCGGACCCGACAAGCTCAAGACCGCGGTCCAGGAGTTGCTAGAGCTCAAGCCGGACGTGATCCTGACCGGCTCGACCATCGAAACCGCCGCAGTCTTTGCCGCCACCAAAACCATCCCGATCGTTTTCGCGACCGCCAACGATCCGGTCGGCAACGGCTTCGTCGAAAGCCTCGCGCATCCCGGCGGCAACGTCACCGGCTTCACCAACAGCACCGCCGAAATGGGCGGCAAATGGCTTCAGCTCATCCGGGAGGCGGTGCCGGATCTCGCGCGCGTCGGCGTCCTCTTCAACCCGACTACCACGCCGCGCGCCGGGCGTTTCTTCCTCGACTCGATCGAGCAGGAGGCCGCGACATCAGGGGTGTCCGTGGCCCCCGCGCCCGTCAATGCGCCAACGGACATCGACGATACCATCAGGCGCTTTTCCGAATCGCCCAGGGCGGCGATGGTTGCGCTGGTCGACAGCTTCCTCGTGATCCACCGTCAGGCGGTCGTGGCGGCGGCGGCCAAACATCGCGTCCCCACGATCTATCCGTTCCATTATTTCGTGGATGCGGGCGGACTGATGAGCTACGGGCCGACACTGGAAGTGCGCTCGGCCGATTACGTCGATCTCATCCTGCGCGGCACCAAGGCCGGGGATCTGCCGGTGCAATCGCCACGGAAATACGAGCTCCTGATCAACCGCACGGTCGCCCGCTCGCTCGGATTGAACATTCCATTCACGCTGCTCGCGCGCGCCGACGAGATCCGCGAGTGA
- a CDS encoding hybrid sensor histidine kinase/response regulator, with amino-acid sequence MNEAIDQGHLRTPPGRLFRKYLYSIVALAFAALAINTGFDVWFSYREQKQLLAATQREQAASAAIQIGQFIGQIESQIRWLSRLPPELSSNEDDRLNAIRLLRLSPAIAEITELDSQGREQVRVSRRVADRVGSKADLSTSPAFRGANESRAYYGPVYFFRDTEPFMTLATRGTGRNPNVIVADVNLRFIWDLVAGIRVGNTGKAYVVDRMGVLIAHPDLWPALRRSDLSGHADVRAALDGVGPPSGGLVKEDLSGQRVLSTYATVPSLGWLVFVELPLSEAYAPIYASIGRATFLLVVLLAFAVLVSLWLSRRMTVPIQILTQGARRIGSGDLGLRLAIKTGDELEALGDQFNLMAAHLRESYATLERKVIERTYELEKARDHALAEHDAAERARRAAVLANETKSRFLAVVSHELRTPLNGVMGVLQLLDDGSLGEAQRRHLATAEASGETLIALVDAILEYARLEASTETLETRDFRLQQLIETAAELMCPQAFGKGLTFDLTCDATVDTSVHGDPVRLNRILLNLIGNAIKFTPHGGIALAAAAEQRDDHVMLRVTVRDTGIGIAPDMHERIFDDFVQADDSIARRFGGTGLGLAIARRLTRLMRGELTVESTPGAGSTFTLQVPLGRAASGVAQGAVPPPSRQLRVLLVDDDPVNCEVGEAILNRLGHRATIARDGASAIALARNQAFDIILMDLHMPDMDGVEAASRIGKLDLPKMPRIIAVTADVSTSARERLAGAGIAKIVSKPILINALREAIEDDPAQKTPTAQLAAGALIDRHFLDDQQELLGAAQIEKLHQLLRQTSERLIDDIAKAAEIGDHRQLARSAHQLGSAASALGLVCLFERSREIELAAPSMSPAESESAARELAALRDASMSALDELLRPAEQPSVS; translated from the coding sequence GTGAACGAGGCGATCGACCAGGGACATTTGCGGACGCCTCCGGGCCGGTTATTCCGAAAATATCTCTACTCGATCGTCGCCCTCGCCTTTGCAGCACTCGCCATCAACACCGGCTTCGACGTCTGGTTCTCCTATCGCGAGCAGAAGCAGCTGCTCGCCGCGACCCAGCGCGAGCAGGCTGCAAGCGCGGCCATTCAGATCGGCCAGTTCATCGGCCAGATCGAAAGCCAGATCAGATGGCTCTCGCGCCTGCCTCCGGAGCTGTCGAGCAACGAAGACGACCGCCTCAACGCCATCCGCCTGCTGCGCCTCTCGCCCGCGATCGCGGAGATTACCGAGCTCGACTCGCAGGGCCGCGAGCAGGTGCGCGTGTCGCGCCGCGTCGCGGACAGGGTCGGCAGCAAGGCCGATCTCTCGACCTCGCCGGCCTTCCGCGGCGCCAATGAAAGCCGGGCCTATTACGGGCCGGTCTACTTCTTCCGCGACACCGAGCCGTTCATGACGCTCGCCACGCGCGGGACCGGGCGGAATCCCAATGTGATCGTGGCCGACGTCAATCTGCGCTTCATCTGGGACCTCGTCGCCGGGATCAGGGTCGGCAACACCGGCAAGGCCTATGTGGTCGACCGCATGGGGGTCCTGATCGCGCATCCCGATCTGTGGCCGGCACTGCGCCGCAGCGATCTGTCCGGGCATGCGGACGTGCGCGCCGCGCTCGATGGCGTGGGACCGCCTTCGGGCGGCCTGGTCAAGGAGGATCTGTCGGGCCAGCGCGTGCTCTCGACCTATGCGACGGTCCCCTCGCTCGGCTGGCTGGTGTTCGTCGAGCTTCCGCTCAGCGAAGCCTACGCCCCGATCTATGCATCGATCGGACGCGCGACGTTTCTCCTGGTCGTCCTGCTCGCCTTCGCGGTCCTGGTGTCCCTCTGGCTCAGCCGGCGCATGACCGTGCCGATCCAGATCCTGACGCAGGGCGCGCGGCGGATCGGCAGCGGCGATCTCGGCCTGCGGCTCGCGATCAAGACCGGCGACGAGCTGGAAGCGCTCGGCGACCAGTTCAACCTGATGGCCGCTCACTTGCGCGAATCCTACGCGACGCTCGAGCGCAAGGTGATCGAGCGCACCTACGAGCTCGAGAAGGCCCGCGACCACGCCCTGGCCGAGCATGACGCGGCCGAGCGCGCGCGCAGGGCCGCCGTGCTGGCCAACGAGACCAAGTCGCGCTTCCTCGCCGTCGTCAGCCACGAGCTGCGCACGCCGCTGAACGGCGTCATGGGCGTGCTGCAGCTGCTCGACGACGGCAGCCTCGGCGAGGCCCAGCGCCGCCACCTCGCGACCGCGGAGGCATCGGGCGAAACACTGATCGCGCTGGTCGATGCCATCCTGGAATATGCCCGTCTGGAGGCCAGCACCGAAACTCTGGAGACGCGCGACTTCCGCCTCCAGCAGCTGATCGAAACCGCCGCGGAGCTGATGTGTCCGCAAGCCTTCGGCAAGGGCCTGACCTTCGACCTCACCTGCGATGCGACGGTCGACACCTCCGTGCATGGTGATCCGGTCAGGCTCAATCGCATCCTGCTCAATCTGATCGGCAATGCCATCAAGTTCACCCCGCACGGCGGGATTGCGCTCGCGGCGGCCGCCGAGCAACGTGACGATCATGTCATGCTGCGCGTCACCGTTCGCGATACCGGCATCGGCATTGCGCCCGACATGCACGAGCGCATCTTCGACGATTTCGTCCAGGCCGACGACAGCATCGCCCGGCGGTTCGGCGGCACCGGCCTCGGACTGGCGATCGCGCGCCGGCTCACGCGCCTGATGCGGGGCGAGCTGACGGTGGAGAGCACGCCGGGCGCGGGCAGCACGTTCACGCTTCAGGTGCCGCTCGGCCGTGCCGCAAGCGGCGTCGCGCAAGGCGCGGTCCCGCCGCCGTCGCGGCAGCTCCGCGTGCTGCTGGTCGACGACGATCCCGTTAATTGCGAGGTCGGCGAAGCCATTCTGAACCGGCTCGGCCATCGCGCGACGATTGCGAGAGACGGCGCGTCGGCCATCGCGCTCGCCCGCAATCAGGCGTTCGACATCATCCTGATGGATCTGCACATGCCCGACATGGACGGCGTCGAGGCGGCCTCGCGGATCGGCAAGCTCGATCTGCCAAAAATGCCGCGCATCATCGCCGTGACCGCCGACGTCTCCACCAGCGCCCGCGAGCGGCTCGCAGGCGCCGGCATCGCCAAAATCGTCAGCAAGCCGATCCTGATCAACGCGTTGCGCGAGGCGATCGAGGACGATCCAGCGCAGAAGACGCCCACGGCGCAGCTTGCGGCCGGCGCATTGATCGACCGGCATTTCCTCGACGACCAGCAAGAACTCCTGGGCGCCGCGCAAATCGAAAAGCTCCACCAGCTTCTTCGGCAAACGAGCGAACGACTGATCGACGACATCGCCAAGGCCGCGGAGATTGGCGATCACAGGCAGCTCGCGCGATCCGCGCACCAGCTCGGCAGTGCGGCAAGCGCGCTCGGCCTCGTCTGCCTGTTCGAGCGCAGCCGTGAGATCGAGCTGGCGGCGCCCTCGATGTCTCCCGCCGAGAGCGAGAGTGCCGCCCGCGAACTCGCTGCGCTTCGAGATGCGTCGATGAGTGCGCTCGACGAATTGCTCCGGCCGGCCGAGCAGCCTTCGGTCAGTTAG
- a CDS encoding dienelactone hydrolase family protein, with protein sequence MTRIKGAKVQFPMRQIIFSIVAVLSFSSARAEMVKIPWHTSAQSLPWIPGNEYIDGRSKNFMDGTVEEKGKVKAEGELSADIMRPQGAKGPIPFVIMLHGCDGFGRVERKWGRDYGGRLVGAGYGVLLLDSFGSRGLGPDGVCSDPSQLTWARRRADDAYAALDWLIGQKIADPKRVYVLGRSNGATTTLIIMNRAIGDLHEHMFAGGFAMQPSCYLMKNVEFYAPVHLFLAEKDEATSPILCGQMAESKRSIPVKTVLWKGANHSFEDHEPIHVFHGYHVGYNAAAAEGTIKAIISALNEAKKAEN encoded by the coding sequence TTGACCAGAATCAAGGGGGCAAAGGTGCAATTTCCAATGAGGCAAATCATATTCTCAATAGTCGCTGTTTTGTCGTTCTCATCTGCGCGTGCTGAGATGGTCAAGATACCTTGGCATACTTCAGCGCAGTCCTTGCCTTGGATTCCCGGCAACGAATACATCGACGGCAGGTCGAAAAACTTCATGGACGGCACCGTCGAGGAAAAGGGCAAGGTAAAAGCCGAGGGCGAACTGTCGGCGGACATCATGCGGCCGCAGGGCGCCAAGGGACCAATCCCCTTCGTGATCATGCTGCACGGCTGCGACGGGTTCGGCCGGGTCGAGAGGAAATGGGGGCGCGACTACGGCGGCAGATTGGTCGGAGCGGGCTATGGTGTTCTCCTGCTCGACAGCTTCGGCAGCCGGGGATTGGGACCCGACGGCGTCTGCTCGGATCCCAGCCAGTTGACTTGGGCGCGGCGCCGGGCTGACGATGCGTATGCGGCGCTGGACTGGCTCATCGGACAGAAGATCGCCGATCCCAAGCGAGTCTACGTCCTTGGCCGCAGCAACGGTGCGACCACGACCCTGATCATCATGAACCGGGCGATCGGCGACCTGCACGAGCACATGTTCGCGGGCGGCTTCGCGATGCAGCCGTCCTGTTATTTGATGAAGAACGTCGAGTTCTACGCCCCGGTCCATCTGTTCCTAGCAGAGAAGGACGAGGCGACCAGCCCCATCCTCTGCGGCCAGATGGCCGAGAGCAAGCGGTCGATTCCCGTGAAGACGGTGCTGTGGAAGGGGGCGAACCACAGCTTCGAAGATCACGAGCCGATCCACGTTTTCCATGGCTACCATGTCGGATACAATGCCGCGGCTGCGGAAGGCACCATCAAGGCAATCATTAGTGCGTTGAACGAGGCCAAGAAAGCGGAAAACTGA
- a CDS encoding LysR family transcriptional regulator, translated as MDKVASLRAFVKVVESGSFAEAGRQLRLSRSAISKYIADLEESLGVQLLNRTTRHASPTENGQRYFERAVVILSEIEAADQAVTQAQSAPRGLLRVNAPMSFGTMRLGPVLADFMARYGELQLQIVLSDDLLDPVQDGFDVTLRIAELESSSLIARKIMPVARMICASPDYLARHGTPKHPQDLREHASLTYGFLLTGNQWKLTGADGDHWIQPAWSLCVNNAEVLRDVAIKGRGLALLPEFIAADALKKGELRTVLDDYSAPPLALYAVYPPTRHLSVKVRLFIDFLVERFGREDEAGVRTR; from the coding sequence TTGGATAAGGTCGCCAGCCTCCGGGCCTTCGTCAAAGTGGTCGAAAGCGGCAGTTTTGCCGAGGCGGGCCGGCAGCTGCGGCTGTCGCGCTCGGCGATCAGCAAATACATCGCCGACCTCGAGGAGAGCCTTGGCGTTCAGCTCCTGAACCGGACCACCCGGCACGCAAGCCCCACCGAGAACGGCCAGCGCTATTTCGAGCGCGCGGTGGTGATCCTCTCGGAGATCGAGGCGGCCGACCAGGCGGTGACGCAGGCCCAGTCGGCGCCGCGCGGCTTGCTGCGGGTTAACGCGCCGATGTCGTTCGGCACGATGCGACTTGGACCGGTGCTGGCCGACTTCATGGCGCGCTATGGCGAGCTTCAGCTTCAGATCGTGCTCAGCGACGATCTGCTCGATCCCGTCCAGGACGGCTTTGACGTGACCTTGAGGATTGCGGAATTGGAATCTTCGAGCTTGATCGCGCGAAAAATCATGCCGGTGGCGCGCATGATCTGCGCTTCGCCGGATTATCTCGCGCGTCACGGCACGCCAAAGCATCCGCAGGATCTGCGCGAGCACGCCTCGCTGACCTACGGCTTCCTGCTCACCGGCAATCAGTGGAAGCTCACCGGCGCCGATGGCGATCACTGGATCCAGCCGGCCTGGTCGCTCTGCGTCAACAACGCCGAGGTGCTGCGCGACGTCGCGATCAAGGGCAGGGGGCTCGCGCTGCTGCCGGAGTTCATCGCGGCCGATGCGTTGAAGAAGGGCGAGCTGCGGACGGTGCTGGACGATTATTCCGCGCCGCCGCTTGCGCTCTACGCGGTGTATCCGCCGACGCGGCATCTGTCGGTGAAGGTGCGGCTGTTCATTGACTTCCTCGTCGAACGTTTTGGCCGCGAGGACGAGGCAGGCGTGCGGACGCGCTGA
- a CDS encoding ring-cleaving dioxygenase, whose amino-acid sequence MSGLHHVTAIAGDPIRNFGFYTRDLGLRFVKKTVNFDDPGTYHFYYGDETGRPGTILTFFPWAGVPTGRRGVGETHQTAFRVPQRSLGYWTQRFTEKGIAYEALEKRFGESVLPFTDPDGMALALVGIPGAENEPGWSNGDVPAEHAIRGFHGVTLLLDNAAKTAAVLTDVFGFKETGREGSVIRFKAPGNAEGSVVDIYEAKGFLRGHQGGGSVHHIAFRAADDAEQGRMAQKLVSNHGLHPTEQRDRNYFRSIYFREPGGVLFEIATDIPGFAVDEPVATLGRDLKLPSFLEAQRKQIENVLPSLEESAS is encoded by the coding sequence ATGTCTGGACTGCACCACGTCACCGCGATCGCCGGCGACCCCATCCGCAATTTCGGCTTCTACACCCGGGATCTCGGCCTGCGCTTCGTCAAGAAGACGGTCAATTTCGACGATCCCGGCACCTACCACTTCTATTACGGCGACGAGACCGGCCGCCCCGGCACCATCCTGACCTTCTTCCCCTGGGCCGGCGTGCCCACCGGCCGCCGCGGAGTCGGCGAGACGCATCAGACCGCCTTCCGCGTGCCGCAGCGCTCGCTCGGCTACTGGACGCAGCGCTTCACGGAGAAGGGCATCGCCTATGAAGCCCTGGAGAAGCGTTTTGGCGAGTCCGTGCTGCCGTTCACGGACCCTGACGGCATGGCGCTCGCGCTGGTCGGCATTCCCGGCGCCGAGAACGAGCCTGGCTGGAGCAATGGCGACGTGCCGGCCGAGCACGCGATCCGCGGCTTCCACGGCGTGACCCTGCTGCTCGACAACGCGGCGAAGACGGCGGCCGTCCTCACCGACGTGTTCGGCTTCAAGGAGACCGGACGCGAGGGTTCTGTGATCCGCTTCAAGGCGCCGGGCAATGCCGAAGGCAGCGTCGTCGACATCTACGAAGCCAAGGGCTTCCTGCGCGGACATCAGGGCGGTGGCTCCGTCCACCACATCGCCTTCCGCGCGGCCGATGACGCCGAGCAGGGCCGGATGGCGCAAAAGCTCGTGAGCAATCACGGCCTGCACCCGACCGAGCAGAGGGACCGCAACTACTTCCGCTCGATCTACTTCCGCGAGCCCGGCGGCGTGCTGTTCGAGATCGCGACCGACATCCCCGGTTTCGCCGTCGACGAACCCGTAGCGACGCTGGGACGTGATCTGAAGCTGCCGAGTTTCCTCGAAGCGCAGCGCAAGCAGATCGAAAATGTTCTGCCAAGCCTGGAAGAAAGCGCGTCATGA
- a CDS encoding alpha/beta hydrolase has product MTESKFIHRFEPATNAGSPPLLLLHGTGGDENDLLGLGKMISPGSALLSPRGRVLEHGMPRFFRRLAEGVFDEDDVRRRALELGDFVADARQQYGIAAPVAVGFSNGANIAAALLLLKPDVLAGAILLRAMVPLSDPPKTDLLKPELGGKPILLLSGQSDPIVPATNSAKLAALLSEAGARVDHKVLPAGHQLSQADVTLARNWIGSVDAKAA; this is encoded by the coding sequence ATGACCGAGAGCAAATTCATCCATCGTTTCGAGCCCGCGACCAACGCGGGCTCCCCCCCTCTGCTGCTGCTGCACGGCACCGGCGGTGACGAGAACGACCTTCTCGGGCTCGGCAAGATGATCTCGCCCGGCTCCGCGCTGCTCTCGCCGCGTGGCCGCGTGCTCGAGCACGGCATGCCGCGCTTCTTCCGCCGTCTCGCCGAGGGCGTGTTCGACGAGGACGACGTGCGCCGGCGCGCGCTGGAGCTCGGCGACTTCGTCGCGGATGCGCGGCAGCAATACGGCATCGCCGCGCCGGTTGCGGTCGGCTTCTCCAACGGCGCCAACATCGCAGCCGCGCTGTTGCTGCTGAAGCCGGACGTCCTGGCAGGCGCGATCCTGCTGCGTGCGATGGTGCCGCTGTCGGATCCGCCCAAAACTGATCTGCTAAAGCCGGAGCTTGGCGGCAAGCCGATTCTGCTGCTGTCCGGGCAGTCCGATCCGATCGTGCCGGCGACCAATTCGGCAAAGCTTGCGGCGCTGTTGTCGGAAGCCGGAGCGCGCGTCGACCACAAGGTGTTGCCGGCAGGCCATCAATTGTCGCAGGCCGACGTCACGCTGGCCCGCAACTGGATCGGCAGCGTCGACGCCAAAGCGGCATGA
- a CDS encoding glycosyltransferase: MRSEVEASGFAFVAWRRAPTGKAADPVDVSDVKDFLRQAIFDPAALYAADVRDEIGRMPTDAVLVLDVLFGAALGAEASGVPFALLSPHVSIRPLPGMPPAVGGLGQPKTPEERAAVDAANARLAETLNVFLPSFNRARADLGLPLLADVFDLFDRANRLLLATSRAFDFQADSLPDNFRYIGPLLDVPNWSKSRQTEAWRAPWSAQSGRPRGLIACSTGAQGQRELFQRIISAMEAVEIDALATAGPNVDVADLRTPNNVHLVRGAPHDLVMKDVSVVISQGGHGTTTRSLVNGLPQLILPMGRDQAANAARVEAKGAGLQLPPTASEAEIAAAVNRLIAEPQFRKAARLLGEAMKVDIDRSGLVDEMEAIAATGRAARPQPRKQPLRKSA; this comes from the coding sequence ATGCGCTCTGAAGTCGAGGCCTCCGGTTTTGCATTTGTAGCATGGCGCCGCGCCCCGACCGGAAAGGCTGCGGATCCGGTGGACGTCTCCGATGTGAAAGACTTTCTACGCCAGGCCATCTTTGATCCTGCCGCGCTCTACGCGGCCGATGTCCGGGATGAGATCGGCCGTATGCCGACGGATGCCGTTCTCGTGCTCGACGTGCTGTTTGGTGCTGCGCTCGGGGCGGAGGCGTCAGGCGTGCCTTTCGCTCTTCTGTCCCCTCATGTCAGCATTCGGCCCCTGCCGGGAATGCCGCCGGCTGTCGGCGGACTGGGTCAACCGAAAACGCCGGAAGAGCGCGCCGCAGTCGACGCCGCCAATGCCAGACTTGCCGAAACACTCAATGTGTTTCTGCCTAGTTTCAACCGCGCGCGTGCCGATCTGGGTCTTCCGCTTCTGGCAGATGTCTTCGATCTGTTCGATCGGGCCAACCGGCTCTTGCTGGCGACCAGTCGAGCGTTCGACTTTCAAGCTGACTCGCTGCCCGACAATTTCCGCTACATCGGACCGCTGCTCGATGTACCGAATTGGTCAAAATCCCGGCAGACGGAGGCTTGGCGAGCGCCATGGTCGGCCCAGTCGGGTCGTCCTCGCGGGCTGATCGCATGCAGCACGGGCGCGCAAGGTCAGCGCGAGCTGTTTCAGCGCATTATCAGCGCGATGGAAGCGGTCGAGATCGATGCCCTTGCAACAGCCGGTCCCAATGTCGACGTCGCCGATCTCCGGACTCCGAACAATGTGCATTTGGTCCGCGGCGCTCCCCATGACCTCGTCATGAAGGATGTTTCCGTGGTGATCTCGCAAGGCGGCCACGGAACCACCACGCGTTCACTCGTCAACGGACTGCCGCAGCTCATCCTGCCAATGGGGCGGGACCAGGCTGCCAACGCCGCGCGCGTCGAGGCGAAGGGGGCAGGGCTTCAATTGCCTCCAACCGCCTCCGAAGCGGAAATTGCCGCGGCGGTGAACCGATTGATTGCAGAGCCGCAATTCAGGAAGGCGGCCCGTCTCCTCGGCGAGGCCATGAAAGTCGATATCGATCGGTCCGGCCTCGTCGACGAGATGGAGGCGATCGCCGCCACCGGCCGCGCGGCGAGACCGCAACCGAGGAAACAACCGCTTCGAAAATCTGCCTGA
- a CDS encoding cytochrome-c peroxidase, whose product MGQKLFFEPRLSGDGTVSCATCHDPARAFTDGRPLAVGIHGRVGQRNAPTVLNALYNKTQFWDGRVDTLEQQAALPITNPFEMGSASIGDALSRIAGDKDYQAQFMQAFGRDVNEQDMLSAIAAYERTLASFDSPFDHFIAGDGNAISDSARRGWDLFNAKARCHLCHALTDNQPDATLFLDSDFHNVGIGILRHHVVPLAQQAERELAKGHVTGIDTAAITSEMSVLGRFLVTRKQDDIASFKTPGLRNVLVTGPYFHDGSMQTLWDVMDHYNKGDGITNPWLDKDMQPLALTEPEIDDMVAFLASLTSAQYKVTGDQEYARQLALSKVNRPQRDTARAFGPKPKQPEPPPL is encoded by the coding sequence TTGGGTCAGAAGCTGTTCTTCGAGCCTCGGCTCTCAGGCGACGGTACGGTCTCCTGCGCCACCTGCCACGATCCGGCGCGGGCCTTCACCGACGGCAGGCCCCTGGCAGTCGGTATCCATGGCCGCGTCGGCCAACGTAACGCCCCAACCGTGTTGAATGCGCTCTATAACAAAACGCAATTCTGGGACGGCCGGGTCGATACGCTAGAGCAGCAGGCTGCGCTGCCAATCACGAATCCGTTCGAGATGGGCTCGGCCAGTATCGGCGATGCGCTGTCCAGGATCGCCGGCGACAAGGACTATCAGGCTCAATTCATGCAGGCCTTCGGCCGGGACGTGAACGAGCAGGATATGTTGAGCGCAATCGCAGCGTATGAACGGACACTGGCTTCCTTCGATTCCCCGTTCGACCATTTCATCGCCGGAGACGGCAACGCCATCAGCGACTCGGCCAGGCGCGGCTGGGATTTGTTCAACGCCAAGGCCCGTTGCCACCTCTGCCATGCTTTGACGGACAACCAGCCGGACGCAACCCTCTTCTTGGATAGCGATTTTCACAACGTTGGCATCGGCATCCTCCGGCATCACGTGGTTCCCCTGGCGCAGCAGGCTGAGCGAGAGCTGGCGAAAGGACATGTGACGGGTATCGACACCGCGGCGATCACGAGCGAGATGTCTGTCCTCGGGCGCTTCCTCGTGACGAGAAAGCAGGACGACATCGCGTCGTTCAAGACGCCGGGCCTACGAAATGTTCTCGTGACCGGACCCTATTTTCACGACGGATCGATGCAGACCCTGTGGGACGTAATGGATCACTACAACAAGGGCGATGGAATCACGAACCCCTGGCTCGACAAGGACATGCAGCCGTTAGCGCTGACGGAGCCGGAGATCGATGACATGGTGGCGTTCCTCGCCTCGCTGACAAGCGCGCAGTACAAGGTAACTGGTGACCAGGAGTATGCACGGCAACTCGCTCTATCCAAAGTGAACCGGCCTCAGCGGGATACGGCGAGGGCTTTCGGCCCAAAGCCGAAGCAGCCGGAGCCGCCCCCGCTCTAA
- a CDS encoding DUF1127 domain-containing protein, translating to MIYQTTGLVQTTDSQRRNVSVFRNCWNAFQEWRKWERLRRDLCSLSDQELKDIGITYGEIDYVASNRNTDPRGIRSAG from the coding sequence ATGATTTATCAGACAACGGGCTTGGTCCAGACGACAGACTCTCAGCGACGCAATGTCAGCGTTTTCAGGAATTGCTGGAACGCTTTTCAAGAGTGGCGGAAATGGGAGCGGCTGCGGCGTGATCTTTGTAGCCTGAGCGATCAGGAGCTGAAGGATATCGGGATTACCTATGGCGAGATCGATTATGTGGCCTCGAACCGAAATACTGACCCGCGAGGCATACGATCGGCCGGATGA
- a CDS encoding ABC transporter substrate-binding protein: MRRREFITLVGVAAVMGTSPARAEQSRKLPIIGFLGPAWSAQDFEDRLRELGWIAGRTVAIEYRSAEGHTERSNEIATEFVRLKVNVIVTVGGSPTLAVKRATSLIPIVSISGDPVGSDLVASLARPDGNATGLALNPISLAGKRLELLREVVPGFRRLSVMVNANSPGFKNRMDEVQAAASALGLEATILEIRRADDVASAFEALRDRADALYAVGVPLTFAIAPRALTARIPTMFEYREFVDAGGLMSYGVDATHLWRLAATFVDRILRGAKPADLPVQQPTKFDLVINLKTARALGLKVPESFLLRADEVVE, encoded by the coding sequence ATGAGGCGGCGCGAGTTCATCACGCTCGTCGGCGTTGCCGCGGTTATGGGCACGAGCCCGGCGCGGGCGGAGCAGTCGCGAAAGCTACCCATCATCGGATTCTTGGGTCCGGCCTGGTCGGCCCAAGATTTCGAGGATCGGTTGCGCGAACTCGGCTGGATCGCGGGGCGGACCGTTGCGATCGAGTATCGCTCTGCGGAGGGACATACCGAACGCTCCAACGAGATTGCGACCGAGTTCGTCCGGCTCAAGGTGAATGTCATCGTCACGGTGGGGGGATCTCCGACCCTCGCGGTAAAACGTGCGACATCGCTCATCCCAATTGTCTCCATTTCTGGCGACCCTGTCGGCAGCGACCTCGTCGCGAGTTTGGCCAGACCGGATGGCAATGCGACCGGCCTGGCGCTCAACCCCATCAGTCTTGCCGGCAAGCGCCTCGAGCTGTTGCGCGAGGTTGTCCCAGGTTTCCGCCGCTTGTCCGTTATGGTCAATGCCAATAGCCCCGGTTTCAAAAACAGGATGGATGAGGTGCAGGCGGCGGCCTCCGCGCTCGGCCTCGAGGCGACGATATTGGAAATCCGGCGCGCAGACGACGTCGCATCGGCTTTCGAGGCCCTCAGGGACCGTGCGGACGCACTCTATGCCGTCGGCGTCCCACTCACCTTCGCCATTGCGCCCCGAGCGCTGACCGCGCGAATTCCAACGATGTTTGAATACCGGGAGTTCGTCGATGCGGGCGGGCTGATGTCCTACGGCGTGGACGCAACCCACCTATGGCGGCTTGCCGCGACCTTTGTCGACAGGATTTTGCGCGGGGCGAAGCCCGCCGACTTGCCAGTCCAGCAGCCGACCAAGTTCGACCTCGTCATCAATCTGAAGACCGCCAGGGCACTCGGTCTGAAAGTACCGGAGTCATTCCTGCTACGCGCCGACGAGGTGGTTGAATGA